One genomic window of Canis aureus isolate CA01 chromosome 15, VMU_Caureus_v.1.0, whole genome shotgun sequence includes the following:
- the LOC144284185 gene encoding uncharacterized protein LOC144284185 — protein sequence MHIAGVLLANKKLVSRSKALSHLEENSPKWPSSSAPRAPAPPPRPGQAPRGRALRAPTASTEGGAGGRGASVWGGPGRGPLGKPRPGPGPTGGSPWGRALTRTRPAAERASALRKNQIFPTTPSRRELLEQQVEELVPALLCLDDLSIVQFMETYPEFGTTEEILDLLFAKYGCNKYLNDDIVGSVEQCKVAISCILDIWLEYYQEDFHQPPEFLFLRKLLAFMGLNMPGSDLENWAQRYLE from the exons ATGCACATTGCAGGGGTGCTCCTGGCGAACAAGAAGCTTGTCTCTAGATCCAAGGCGCTGTCACACCTAGAAGAGAAT AGCCCAAAGTGGCCAAGCAGCAGCGCGCCCCGggctcccgccccgccgccccgcccaggccaggccccccgCGGCCGCGCGCTCCGGGCTCCAACGGCCTCAACGGAAGGAGGCGCGGGGGGCAGAGGCGCATCAGTCTGGGGGGGACCCGGGCGGGGGCCGTTGGGGAAGCCGCGGCCTGGACCGGGACCCACCGGCGGCTCCCCCTGGGGCAGGGCTCTGACCCGCACTCGGCCTGCG gctgaAAGGGCCTCAGCCCTGAGAAAGAATCAGATCTTCCCGACCACCCCCAGCCGGAGGGAGCTGCTGGAGCAGCAGGTAGAAGAACTGGTGCCCGCCTTGCTGTGCTTGGACGACCTTTCCATTGTTCAATTTATGGAAACATATCCTGAATTTGGCACCACCGAAGAGATCCTGGACCTGCTGTTTGCAAA ATATGGATGCAACAAATATCTGAATGATGACATCGTGGGATCCGTGGAGCAGTGCAAAGT ggccatctcctgcatCCTGGACATCTGGCTGGAGTACTATCAGGAGGATTTTCATCAGCCACCAGAATTTCTCTTCCTGAGGAAGCTTCTGGCATTCATGGGGCTCAACATGCCAGGCTCAGACCTGGAAAACTGGGCCCAGCGTTACCTGGAATGA